The following proteins are encoded in a genomic region of Neomicrococcus aestuarii:
- a CDS encoding LLM class flavin-dependent oxidoreductase, translating to MSIPLSILDLAIIRPNSTAAVAFKESVEVAQRAEQLGYKGVWYAEHHNMPTIASSATSVLMCHVANHTSTIQVGAGGIMLPNHSPLVIAEQFGTLEELFPGRINLGLGRAPGSDQATFRALRRDFAAADSFPHDVVELQGYLEGDSVIKGVDATPGKGTNVPLTILGSSLFGAQLAAQLGLPYSFASHFAPDALMQAVQVYKQQFKPSDVLQEPYVSAGINIIAADTDEQAFQILEKTKRQRIRQMLERGRTQPFTEDELDMVMESPAGQQVLRMLTYLAAGTGERVKDYLEQFVETTGVNELVTVHSAVNHEDRLRSLEVTAAAMGLTQPVSA from the coding sequence ATGAGCATTCCTCTTTCCATTCTGGACTTGGCCATCATTCGCCCCAACAGCACGGCAGCTGTTGCTTTCAAAGAGTCCGTTGAGGTAGCTCAGCGCGCAGAACAACTGGGCTACAAGGGTGTTTGGTACGCCGAGCACCACAACATGCCCACGATTGCGTCGAGTGCCACCAGCGTTTTGATGTGTCACGTCGCTAATCACACCTCCACCATTCAGGTGGGTGCCGGCGGCATCATGCTTCCCAACCATTCCCCCTTGGTGATCGCCGAGCAGTTCGGAACTTTGGAAGAACTCTTCCCAGGTCGTATCAACTTGGGACTCGGTCGCGCACCGGGTTCTGATCAGGCAACTTTCCGTGCCCTTCGACGCGACTTCGCCGCCGCAGATTCCTTCCCTCACGATGTTGTGGAGTTGCAGGGCTATCTCGAAGGCGACTCGGTCATCAAGGGTGTAGACGCAACACCGGGCAAGGGCACCAACGTGCCGCTGACCATTCTCGGTTCTAGCCTGTTCGGAGCCCAGCTGGCAGCTCAGCTAGGTTTGCCGTACTCCTTCGCGAGCCACTTCGCTCCGGATGCGCTCATGCAAGCCGTCCAGGTGTACAAGCAGCAGTTCAAGCCGAGCGATGTTTTGCAAGAACCCTATGTCAGCGCGGGAATTAACATCATCGCTGCGGACACTGACGAGCAGGCTTTCCAGATTCTTGAGAAGACCAAGCGCCAGCGCATTCGTCAGATGTTGGAGCGCGGCCGCACTCAGCCATTCACTGAGGATGAGCTGGACATGGTCATGGAGTCACCGGCTGGCCAGCAGGTCCTACGCATGCTGACGTATCTTGCCGCCGGCACCGGCGAACGCGTCAAGGACTACTTGGAACAGTTCGTCGAAACCACCGGTGTCAACGAACTCGTGACGGTGCACTCTGCGGTAAATCACGAGGATCGCTTGCGTTCGCTCGAAGTGACTGCAGCAGCCATGGGACTTACTCAGCCCGTCAGCGCATAA
- a CDS encoding cold-shock protein — MATGVVKWFNAEKGYGFIAPDDNSADVFAHYSAIQSKGFRALEEGQRVEFEITDGQKGPQATDIRAL; from the coding sequence ATGGCAACTGGCGTCGTAAAATGGTTTAACGCTGAAAAGGGCTACGGATTCATCGCTCCAGATGACAACTCCGCAGACGTTTTCGCTCACTACTCCGCTATCCAGTCCAAGGGCTTCCGCGCTCTTGAAGAAGGACAGCGCGTTGAGTTCGAAATCACCGATGGTCAGAAGGGCCCACAGGCCACTGACATCCGCGCTCTCTAA